DNA from Hyphomicrobiales bacterium:
ATTTCCGCCCTACTGCTTACGCAGTGCTTACGCGGGACCGGCCGGAAAGGTGCGACTTCTCATGCCAAAACTCACCAAGCGCGTCGTGGACGCCGCCGAAGTCCGAGAAATGGATTACGTCATCTGGGATGACGAACTGCCCGGCTTCGGGCTGCGTGTCTTCAAGTCAGGAAAGCGCAGCTATGTTCTCCAATACCGGGCTGCCGGTCGATCGCGCCGCTATAGTATCGGCCTTCATGGCATCTGGACGCCGGATACGGCGCGGAAGGAAGCAAAAGTCCAACTTGGCAAAATCGCACAAGGCGAGAATCCGGCGGAGGCCAGGCAGGCAGATCGCAACGCGATTACTGTCAGTGAACTTGCCGAACGCTACATCGAAGCGATGGACGCGGGCCTTATCATGGGCAAAGGCGGTCGCCCTAAGCGACCATCGACGATCTACGTGAACAAAGGCCAGCTGCGTGGCCACATAATACCCCTCATAGGACAGCGCCGCGTTCAGGATCTGACCAAGGCCGATGTGACGAAAATGATGAACGACGTCATCGCCGGGAAGACTAAGGCGGTTAAGAAAACGAAGAAGCGTGGCAAATCCGTCCTGCGCGGCGGCCGAGGCACGGCCAGCAAATGCGTAGGTCTCACCGGCTCGATGCTCACTTATGCGATCAGCATGGGGATCATCGAACACAATGTTGCTCACGGGATAAGGAAGCCCAAGGATCAAGTGAGAGATCGCAGGTTGAGCAAGGACGAGTATCACAAACTTGGACGAATGTTGAAAGAAGCGGAGGAAAACGCCGACCTTGCTTGGACTGTCGGGATCACCCGCCTCCTAGCTCTAACTGGTTGCCGCCGCGGTGAGGTCATCGCCCTGAAATGGAGCGAAGTGGATTTTGAGAACAGCTGTTTGCGCTTGGAAGACTCGAAAGAAGGCGCTTCCGTCCGACCAATTGGTTTGCCGGCAATCGAGTTGCTGGAAGCCCGTCGCAAGACAGCGACGAGCGATTTCGTCTTTCCGGGCAAACGTGGGGCGGATACCTATGGCGGCCTGCCAAGGCAATGGCGGAAGATGTTCGGCGATTCCGAACTGTCAGACCTCACAGCTCACGTCTTGAGACACAGCTTTGCTAGCATCGCGAACGATCTCGGGTTTACCGAGAGCACAATCGCCACGCTTCTTGGCCATGCGACCCACTCAATCACGAGCAAGTATATCCACTCCCTCGATAGCGTACTCATCATGGCGGCCGACACAATCGCCGGTTACATAAATGGATTGCTCGAGGGAAACGAGTTCAAGCAAACCGCCTATGCGTTGGATCGAACATCCAGAACACAGGCCTTGGATCGTTTCTTGGCGCAAGCAGAGAGGCGTGAACCCAACGACGAGGCAGTTGCGATTTAAGACTTGGCCTTAATTCGCGCGCGGTGTTGCGCCAGTCTCGATCGGTGGTCATCTGTAAGCGGAATTTGCGAATGCCATCGCAGTTCATCACGTCCACGCTCGCTAAGGTTGGGAGAAAACTCCGGCGTTCCATCGTCTCCAAACGTTACAAGCCCTCGGTCAAATGCGGCATCCCAGAGGGCCGACAGCAACAAGCCGTTGTGGACGTCAAGTCGATCTGCATCGCTTTCGCATTCGCTCCAGGGAACGATGTGTGAAGCGCGAAGCAGTGCGGGGTCTGTTATTCCCGTCAAAGGACAACGGCCTTGCCAGTAGTCCATTAGGCTCTCTCTAAAGATGTTCTGTCCGATGCGCTGAACGACCAGGCGCTCCGCCTCTGTCGAGCGTGGAAGGTCCCTGACTTTTGTCTGAAAGGTGCGCAGCGGCCTATCCGGCAAACTCGCCGCCAGCCCGTAAACCTGCGGAAGAACCTCGTATAGCTCGCGAAGATCCTCAAATTGGAAACGAGCGAGGCCCGGACCGTCGACCGGCACTAGATTCAGGCGGATCTCCTCGATCACACCGCCATGGTCAAGCGCCAGGAACCAAGGACCTGACGCCCCTCTTGAGGCTAGCCAAATTGTTCCCTGCGCTGTCGTCGACTGAAATGCCGTCCATCCGTTGTCCTCTTCAAGCCGACGCCGAAAGCCGTGCCGCTCGGCCGCCTTCTGGCATTCGGTTGAGACGATGAAGGATTGTGGGCTTTCGATCATTTTCTCACAATGTCACAGGTCGCGCCGCAGAAGGCGGGCCGAACCGGGTGCGCCCCGCAGCACCACCCGACGCCAGGGATCACAATTGACTTCTTGCGGCGGTTTCGTCGTGGTCGTCACGACGTACTGAAAAACAGCACCCGCAAGCTCTTCCTCAAGCTGTTTCAGAAGCTGGAAATACTCATCGTAGATTGTTTGACCCAAGTCGGCTTCACGCGGACTGTCGTGGATCAGAAACGCAGGAATGCGCGTTCGCCCCTCAATACTCAAACACAGGCAGGAAAGATCGAAGGCGAGCACCTTCAATGACTCGATAGCCGCAGTCCGTCGGTCTCCTCCTGCCTCGACGCTGATTTCAAGACCCTTGCCAGTTAAACGGATTGTGCCTTTGACATCACCACCAAGAAGACGGCGAACAATTGCTGAGAACTTCTGCGAAATCGCACCAATGGTCTGCGCCTGCTTGTCCTCGAAGCCGCGCACCTGCTCCCGCACACGCTGCAGCTCACTATCAGCGGAGCTAATCGTCGTCTTCGCGGCAGCAAGCTCATCGAAAAGTTCTGCGCAACGTTGTGCGTCTTCGACACTGCGGGTCGCGGTTCGCCAAGTCGTATTGCGGGCGTCTGCCGCCTCTTCTAGCCTGCGCACGCGTTCTTCTGCTTGCTGAACATTTTGGACGGCGAGCGCTATCTCAGGTTTTGTGCTTTCGATCTCTGTTCGCACACCGGAGACAACTTGCGCTTGAGCCTCAACCTCTTGCCGCTTCGCATTCCACCGCGCTCGACATTGCGCAGCGTCAGGAAGCCGATGGGACAGCTTACAGCCTTCAGCCAAGGCTGCATCGAGCGGAACTTCGCAGATCGGACAGATTGGACTTGCGGCTGTTTGTGCGGCCGCAGACAGCCCTGGAATTTCGCTGTTCAGTTGACTGAGAATCTTTTCTTCCAGCGGCAGTTTTACCTCAAGACCTGCTACTTTGAGTTCTGCCTCGCGCAGCGTCGCTCTTGCCGCCTTAAGTGAGTTCCGTGCCTCCGATAGTTCGGAAGGATTGCCGGCAGGCAACTTGGCGGCGGCCGCGAGTCGCTGCCTCGCGGCTGACTTCAGGGAGTCGAGACGAAGAGGCATCTCCGGGAGTGACGTATCGCTCAGGCCAAGATCGCTCACGAGCCGATCAACGCGGCGGGTCTGATCCCACTCAAGAAATGAGCGCTGCCGTTTCGCCTCTTCCAATTGTCCTGAGATCTCCTGCTCCCGGCGTCGAGCGGCTTGCTCGTCCTCGGTGATCGCCATCAGAAAGGCGCGCATCGCAAGAAGGCGCGGTCCCTTCGCATCCCCACTCGCCGGCTGCGGCGCGTCGGACCCCGATGCGGGCGAGCGCCAATCCAGCACGTCGTCGAAGCGGCATTCCTGATCGCGAGACGCCCAAGCGAGCGCGATAGGCCAAGCGTGTTGGCCTGAGGGCAACCTCGCTAACTGTGCCGTGCCTTCACCAAGTACTGCGGCGTCTATGGCTTCGATAAGCGGCTCAATGCCGGTTGCCGCATCTTCCATCGTCGCGACGGCATTAAGATCGCCGTCCTTGATTGCGAAGTGTTTGCGTTGGGCGCCTAGCGGCCGCACGACCGCCCAACAAGCCCCGTCTAGGATCACTTCGGCGCCGACGACTCCATTCAATAACGTCGTCGAGATCGCATCCCGCTGCACCTCGTCAGCAAAACGGACTTCGCCAAGACAATACCTCAGTAGGCGGCAGAACAGCGTCTTACCGCTGCCGTGCCCAATAGCGCGCACGTCGCTGTTTGGATCATCGGCTCCGTCCGGAGACCAAACGATGTTAAGGCCCGGCCGAAGCTCAATGTCGCGGATAACCTCACCACCCGGTGCCTCCCATATCTTCAGCCGACGCACCCAGAGTCGAGGCTCATTGAGGCCTTGCGGTACCTCTACGCTCAAAGGCGGAACCGGGAAGAGGTCATCCTGTTGCAACATTGCCGATCCAGTCCCGAATTTCGTCGGGTGCTGCCTCTATGGTCGTATCGATGTCGAGATTTCGTAATACAGTGAGCGCGAATTTGGCCCGTCCCTCTGGCCAGCCGGCTGTGTCGAAAGCCTCAAGGCCTGTTCCGGGAGCCCAGGTTCCTTGAGCCAGATCTTCGATCAGCCGGCCATTCCCGCGATGGTTCGTGATCGCGGCATTCCATCCTGGCGTCGTGCGCGCTTCAAAGCCGACGACATTGCCAGTATGAGGTTCAGCCTCCTGGCCCACCAGCCGCCGCCAGTCTTGCTGATCCTGACCGGTAA
Protein-coding regions in this window:
- a CDS encoding tyrosine-type recombinase/integrase — protein: MPKLTKRVVDAAEVREMDYVIWDDELPGFGLRVFKSGKRSYVLQYRAAGRSRRYSIGLHGIWTPDTARKEAKVQLGKIAQGENPAEARQADRNAITVSELAERYIEAMDAGLIMGKGGRPKRPSTIYVNKGQLRGHIIPLIGQRRVQDLTKADVTKMMNDVIAGKTKAVKKTKKRGKSVLRGGRGTASKCVGLTGSMLTYAISMGIIEHNVAHGIRKPKDQVRDRRLSKDEYHKLGRMLKEAEENADLAWTVGITRLLALTGCRRGEVIALKWSEVDFENSCLRLEDSKEGASVRPIGLPAIELLEARRKTATSDFVFPGKRGADTYGGLPRQWRKMFGDSELSDLTAHVLRHSFASIANDLGFTESTIATLLGHATHSITSKYIHSLDSVLIMAADTIAGYINGLLEGNEFKQTAYALDRTSRTQALDRFLAQAERREPNDEAVAI
- a CDS encoding HNH endonuclease — protein: MIESPQSFIVSTECQKAAERHGFRRRLEEDNGWTAFQSTTAQGTIWLASRGASGPWFLALDHGGVIEEIRLNLVPVDGPGLARFQFEDLRELYEVLPQVYGLAASLPDRPLRTFQTKVRDLPRSTEAERLVVQRIGQNIFRESLMDYWQGRCPLTGITDPALLRASHIVPWSECESDADRLDVHNGLLLSALWDAAFDRGLVTFGDDGTPEFSPNLSERGRDELRWHSQIPLTDDHRSRLAQHRARIKAKS
- a CDS encoding chromosome segregation protein SMC, encoding MLQQDDLFPVPPLSVEVPQGLNEPRLWVRRLKIWEAPGGEVIRDIELRPGLNIVWSPDGADDPNSDVRAIGHGSGKTLFCRLLRYCLGEVRFADEVQRDAISTTLLNGVVGAEVILDGACWAVVRPLGAQRKHFAIKDGDLNAVATMEDAATGIEPLIEAIDAAVLGEGTAQLARLPSGQHAWPIALAWASRDQECRFDDVLDWRSPASGSDAPQPASGDAKGPRLLAMRAFLMAITEDEQAARRREQEISGQLEEAKRQRSFLEWDQTRRVDRLVSDLGLSDTSLPEMPLRLDSLKSAARQRLAAAAKLPAGNPSELSEARNSLKAARATLREAELKVAGLEVKLPLEEKILSQLNSEIPGLSAAAQTAASPICPICEVPLDAALAEGCKLSHRLPDAAQCRARWNAKRQEVEAQAQVVSGVRTEIESTKPEIALAVQNVQQAEERVRRLEEAADARNTTWRTATRSVEDAQRCAELFDELAAAKTTISSADSELQRVREQVRGFEDKQAQTIGAISQKFSAIVRRLLGGDVKGTIRLTGKGLEISVEAGGDRRTAAIESLKVLAFDLSCLCLSIEGRTRIPAFLIHDSPREADLGQTIYDEYFQLLKQLEEELAGAVFQYVVTTTTKPPQEVNCDPWRRVVLRGAPGSARLLRRDL